A single window of Tuberibacillus sp. Marseille-P3662 DNA harbors:
- a CDS encoding M20 family metallo-hydrolase, which produces MSHHQFENQLIDGFDKALSHSGVSGERLASRLSQLFEIGLTAEGGSHRIGFSSEERKAKGLVTQWMKEAGLQVREDEAGNVFGRLAGQKDAGPTVMSGSHVDTVPNGGHFDGTLGVLAALEVVEAWNETGYQPFSPFEVAIFSDEEGARFNKGLTGSEAFTGAVDVESLKLLNDFEGLPAPKVFESDGLSIDHLSNAKADFNNIKAFVEVHIEQGKRLEAVDEPVGVVTGIAGPCWIKFHFQGSAGHAGNTPMDDRHDALVAASELVFQVPSLPSQVSDSAVATVGKFNVSPNGVNVIPGEIEFYVDVRDINEATRDKLVDLVVEHAEAIAEKHNIKIDHEITTKVTPVPISEDMQEVMCQAARDNDFNPILLPSGAGHDALIVGRHIPIAMLFVRSKDGISHHPEEWSSLSDCVSVVHVLKHALEQLTSE; this is translated from the coding sequence ATGTCGCATCATCAATTTGAAAATCAATTAATCGATGGCTTTGACAAAGCGCTCAGCCATTCTGGGGTCAGTGGTGAAAGGCTGGCATCAAGGTTGTCTCAGCTATTTGAAATTGGGTTAACAGCGGAAGGCGGTTCACATCGGATTGGTTTTTCGTCGGAGGAACGGAAAGCAAAAGGACTCGTCACACAGTGGATGAAAGAAGCAGGTCTACAGGTGAGAGAAGATGAGGCAGGCAATGTGTTTGGGCGATTGGCTGGGCAAAAAGATGCCGGGCCAACCGTTATGTCCGGTTCACATGTTGATACGGTGCCAAATGGTGGTCACTTCGATGGTACACTTGGTGTTCTCGCTGCCTTAGAAGTGGTTGAAGCCTGGAACGAAACAGGTTATCAGCCATTCTCCCCATTTGAAGTGGCGATTTTTTCGGATGAAGAAGGGGCGAGGTTTAATAAAGGTCTTACAGGAAGTGAAGCTTTTACAGGAGCTGTCGACGTTGAATCTCTTAAGTTATTAAATGACTTTGAGGGGCTTCCTGCGCCGAAAGTGTTTGAGAGTGATGGACTTTCGATCGACCATTTGTCAAATGCGAAAGCAGATTTTAATAATATTAAAGCCTTTGTGGAAGTTCATATCGAACAGGGGAAGCGGCTAGAAGCAGTGGATGAACCGGTCGGTGTTGTCACAGGCATTGCTGGTCCGTGCTGGATCAAGTTTCATTTTCAAGGATCAGCCGGACATGCTGGGAATACACCGATGGACGACCGTCATGATGCTCTGGTCGCGGCAAGTGAGCTTGTCTTTCAAGTTCCATCACTTCCTAGTCAAGTTAGTGATTCCGCTGTCGCAACGGTCGGCAAGTTTAACGTTTCGCCTAACGGTGTGAATGTCATCCCAGGTGAAATTGAATTTTACGTGGATGTTCGAGATATTAATGAAGCAACAAGAGACAAGCTTGTCGATCTTGTCGTGGAGCATGCAGAGGCTATTGCTGAAAAACATAACATCAAGATTGATCATGAAATCACAACAAAGGTAACGCCTGTACCCATCAGTGAAGATATGCAGGAAGTGATGTGCCAAGCGGCAAGAGACAATGATTTTAATCCTATCCTGCTTCCAAGCGGTGCCGGGCATGATGCACTGATTGTCGGGCGTCATATTCCCATTGCCATGCTGTTTGTTCGCAGTAAAGATGGCATAAGTCATCATCCGGAAGAGTGGTCGTCACTGAGTGATTGCGTCTCGGTCGTTCATGTCTTAAAGCATGCTCTGGAACAACTGACAAGTGAATGA
- the yhfH gene encoding protein YhfH, whose translation MAKQTITEFYRNLPPKVCADCGNQIEEQCESYLTQCDHCKQTRE comes from the coding sequence ATGGCCAAACAAACGATTACTGAGTTTTACAGAAACTTGCCGCCGAAAGTTTGTGCTGATTGCGGGAATCAGATCGAAGAGCAATGTGAGTCCTATTTGACACAATGCGACCATTGCAAGCAAACGAGAGAATGA
- a CDS encoding D-2-hydroxyacid dehydrogenase, producing MDINHLLITDQNFEELERLLEGRLPGKEVRFKSKEEVTSDDMAWTDAFVSFKPAPNFDVAQLKWVHVLGAGVDAFLFNQTWPDDVLMTRTICSFGKRIAEYCLSYILRCLQNHERFRQDQHNKSWDPVTPGLIEDQTIVVYGTGEIGQEVAKTLSMLGADTYGVSLGGRSKDYFKDVYAVGREGDILGSADVVINTLPLTAETHRMFNQTFFNQLQQAMFINVGRGGSVETEALVDGLDQDNVSQAVLDVFASEPLPADSPLWTRDDVSMTPHISAVTTPDEAADCFVDTLKDIEAGKSLENQVDIRKGY from the coding sequence ATGGACATTAATCATCTATTAATTACGGATCAGAACTTTGAAGAGCTGGAACGTTTACTAGAAGGGCGTTTACCTGGAAAAGAGGTCCGGTTCAAATCCAAAGAGGAAGTGACGTCTGATGATATGGCTTGGACCGATGCCTTTGTTTCTTTTAAACCTGCGCCAAATTTTGATGTGGCGCAGCTTAAGTGGGTTCATGTACTTGGCGCAGGTGTAGATGCCTTCCTTTTCAATCAGACATGGCCAGATGATGTGTTAATGACGCGAACCATTTGCTCGTTCGGAAAAAGGATCGCTGAATATTGCTTGAGTTACATATTAAGATGCCTGCAGAATCATGAACGCTTCAGGCAAGATCAGCATAATAAAAGCTGGGATCCGGTTACACCAGGACTTATCGAGGATCAAACCATTGTGGTCTATGGAACGGGCGAGATTGGCCAAGAGGTGGCCAAAACCTTGTCAATGCTGGGCGCGGACACTTATGGTGTATCGCTTGGCGGGCGATCAAAGGACTATTTTAAAGATGTGTATGCGGTGGGGCGTGAAGGAGACATTCTCGGCTCGGCGGATGTTGTTATCAATACTTTGCCATTAACCGCAGAGACGCACCGCATGTTCAATCAAACCTTTTTCAATCAATTACAGCAAGCGATGTTTATCAATGTTGGTAGAGGGGGATCGGTTGAAACCGAGGCTCTCGTGGATGGCTTAGATCAAGACAATGTTAGTCAAGCGGTTCTAGATGTCTTTGCTTCGGAACCCTTACCTGCGGATAGTCCGCTTTGGACGCGAGACGATGTGTCCATGACCCCTCATATTTCAGCCGTAACAACGCCGGATGAGGCTGCTGATTGTTTTGTCGATACACTGAAAGATATTGAAGCAGGAAAATCGTTAGAAAATCAAGTTGATATTCGTAAGGGATACTGA
- a CDS encoding MarR family winged helix-turn-helix transcriptional regulator, with product MDNKDMIPFVELIQQVTKSVRKEWNFNLVGPQLGLLRALRKKGPLKMSELADEVGISYSGATALANRMIKDNYVARERSEEDRRVVHLVLTDQGQTLVDRFSESRDVAVERYFGKLTSEETAELLRLCRKMLD from the coding sequence ATGGACAATAAAGACATGATACCGTTTGTCGAATTGATACAGCAGGTGACCAAGAGTGTGCGAAAGGAATGGAACTTTAATTTAGTCGGTCCCCAATTAGGTTTGCTGCGTGCGCTACGTAAAAAGGGACCGCTGAAGATGTCCGAGTTGGCTGATGAAGTCGGCATTAGCTACAGCGGTGCTACAGCCCTAGCGAATCGCATGATTAAGGACAATTACGTGGCTCGAGAGCGTTCTGAAGAAGATCGACGTGTGGTTCATCTTGTCCTGACAGACCAAGGTCAAACATTGGTTGATCGTTTTTCAGAGTCAAGGGATGTTGCGGTTGAAAGATATTTTGGCAAACTTACATCTGAAGAAACGGCGGAATTGCTGCGGTTGTGCAGGAAAATGCTCGATTAA
- a CDS encoding beta-N-acetylhexosaminidase family protein encodes MICLLTRQTLVFCLVLSLLMPMVMGTNSAFAKDDAKGNKLGINPSPQVMKKMGRGFPLTPVVGLVIGEDTDEAAVQKVVQALKGADVKRIVRKSTKDAVPNTPVTIWIGGPSENQDTSHVLQQLGVDGPSQLKEEGYVLASGHNGKKQIVLAGKDKTGTFYAAQTFEQLIKEKTGRDWVPAVEIRDWPEMPIRGSIEGFYGAPWSHEDRLSQIAFYSENKMNTYIYAPKDDPYHRDKWREPYPEDKLGQLEELVQKAKDNHVNFTFALSPGNTVCYSGDQDFKLLMDKMQAVWDLGVRSYAIFLDDISYDFHCDQDKAKFGDKSNPTAAAQAYLLNRFNKAFIQTHEGAERLITVPTGYAGNDSTAYREQFAKSVNDDTIVMWTGPAVVPEKVTSEGAEKVANIFQHDLLLWDNYPVNDYDRNRLFLGPLVKRDQDLADHGVMGLTSNPMNEAEASKIPLYTIADYAWNPNNYDPQASWERSLQSFGGDAAEALKAFAENAYSSPINDKESLTLTPLIENFNQALETKEADQAAEKLIAEFKYLQTVPERLRNKMENKPFLEEIDPYLKKLDLYSQAGVVAVKSLMAEEAGKTDKVEQYKTKIKALMTQADALSQKVGEYVIRPFLTKALYGQTAVSRPLDGVNTSRGAGELIQYTPEQGDTTGTNIYGYEVTVVDGQVVERGGNNSPIPDNGYVLSIHDSDWLKDHALIGAEVQIKDGQVLVMSAE; translated from the coding sequence GTGATATGTTTGTTAACACGTCAAACTTTGGTATTCTGTCTGGTGTTATCATTACTCATGCCAATGGTGATGGGCACAAACAGTGCCTTTGCAAAAGATGATGCAAAGGGAAACAAATTAGGCATTAATCCATCACCTCAAGTCATGAAGAAGATGGGGAGAGGATTTCCGTTAACTCCTGTCGTGGGATTGGTTATCGGTGAAGACACGGATGAGGCGGCTGTTCAGAAAGTCGTGCAGGCATTAAAAGGGGCCGACGTCAAGCGCATTGTTCGCAAAAGCACTAAAGACGCAGTGCCGAATACGCCAGTGACAATTTGGATCGGCGGCCCTTCAGAAAATCAAGACACTTCGCATGTATTGCAACAACTGGGTGTAGATGGCCCGTCGCAATTAAAGGAAGAAGGCTATGTTCTAGCATCAGGGCACAACGGCAAAAAACAAATCGTTCTTGCTGGTAAGGACAAGACTGGAACGTTTTATGCCGCGCAAACGTTCGAGCAGCTAATTAAGGAAAAAACGGGACGTGACTGGGTACCAGCCGTTGAGATTCGGGATTGGCCGGAAATGCCGATCCGTGGCTCGATTGAAGGCTTTTACGGTGCACCGTGGTCCCATGAAGACCGTTTGTCCCAAATAGCATTTTACAGTGAAAATAAAATGAATACCTACATTTATGCGCCAAAAGATGATCCCTATCACAGAGACAAATGGCGTGAACCGTATCCGGAAGATAAGCTAGGTCAACTAGAAGAATTGGTTCAGAAAGCCAAAGATAATCATGTGAACTTCACATTTGCGCTTTCTCCAGGCAATACGGTTTGTTATTCAGGCGATCAAGATTTCAAATTGCTCATGGACAAGATGCAGGCGGTGTGGGACCTTGGCGTCCGTTCCTACGCTATTTTTCTAGACGATATTAGTTATGATTTTCACTGTGATCAAGATAAGGCTAAATTTGGCGATAAGTCGAATCCAACGGCTGCAGCGCAGGCTTATTTGTTAAATCGTTTTAACAAGGCATTTATTCAGACTCATGAAGGTGCTGAGCGGTTAATCACGGTGCCAACAGGTTATGCCGGCAATGATTCGACTGCTTATCGGGAGCAGTTTGCTAAGTCAGTCAATGACGACACGATTGTCATGTGGACAGGCCCAGCTGTTGTTCCCGAAAAAGTCACTTCTGAAGGTGCGGAAAAGGTTGCAAATATCTTTCAACATGATTTGTTGCTCTGGGATAACTATCCGGTCAATGACTATGACCGTAACCGCTTATTCCTTGGGCCACTAGTCAAACGAGATCAAGATTTGGCGGATCATGGGGTTATGGGCTTGACATCGAATCCGATGAATGAAGCAGAGGCCTCTAAGATACCGTTGTACACAATCGCTGATTACGCTTGGAATCCTAATAACTATGACCCGCAAGCATCATGGGAGCGTAGTCTTCAATCATTTGGCGGTGATGCGGCTGAGGCGTTAAAGGCTTTTGCCGAAAATGCCTACTCCTCTCCAATTAATGATAAGGAATCTTTGACGCTTACGCCGTTAATTGAAAACTTCAATCAAGCTTTAGAGACAAAAGAAGCCGACCAAGCTGCAGAAAAGTTAATAGCTGAATTTAAGTATTTACAAACTGTTCCAGAACGTCTTCGAAACAAGATGGAAAATAAGCCATTCCTTGAAGAAATTGATCCTTATTTAAAAAAGCTTGACCTATATAGTCAAGCAGGTGTTGTCGCCGTGAAATCATTAATGGCAGAAGAAGCGGGCAAAACAGACAAAGTCGAACAGTATAAAACTAAAATTAAGGCTTTAATGACACAGGCTGACGCTCTTTCGCAAAAAGTTGGTGAATATGTGATCCGGCCGTTTCTCACCAAAGCATTATACGGACAGACAGCTGTTTCAAGACCGCTGGATGGTGTGAATACATCACGCGGGGCAGGGGAGCTGATTCAATATACGCCGGAACAGGGAGACACAACCGGAACCAATATATATGGTTATGAAGTGACAGTGGTGGACGGTCAGGTCGTTGAACGGGGCGGCAACAATTCACCAATTCCCGATAACGGCTATGTCTTAAGCATTCACGATAGTGATTGGCTGAAGGATCATGCGTTGATCGGTGCAGAGGTTCAAATTAAGGATGGACAGGTCCTCGTTATGAGCGCTGAATAA
- a CDS encoding YczE/YyaS/YitT family protein: protein MSLSYLYRCALYLLGMVINFLGVALIVKSAMGAGFWAALFTGMSQHFGLTVGIWYGSFQFVFIFVNSYLLRRRPEYGAIIPLVLEGIILDFWLEKAFKNIHLTADPLYVKLAVLALGVVCVGLGVAIYIVPGFPRAPVDQLFLAFSERFNWSIGVSQTVVAVMVAGAAFLIGGPVGIGTAVVTFSLGTVIQFWHKRLAFLNRLCFPQDMWYSAH from the coding sequence ATGTCCTTGTCTTACCTTTACAGATGTGCATTGTATCTATTAGGCATGGTGATTAATTTCTTAGGTGTTGCCTTAATTGTCAAGTCCGCTATGGGTGCAGGATTTTGGGCTGCTTTGTTTACCGGAATGTCGCAACACTTCGGTTTGACAGTCGGGATTTGGTATGGTTCATTCCAATTTGTCTTCATATTTGTGAACAGTTATCTGTTACGGAGACGTCCCGAATATGGAGCGATTATTCCTTTAGTTTTAGAAGGGATCATTCTTGATTTTTGGTTAGAAAAGGCCTTTAAGAATATCCACTTAACGGCTGATCCTTTATATGTCAAACTGGCCGTTTTGGCATTAGGAGTTGTATGTGTGGGCTTAGGCGTTGCGATCTATATCGTGCCAGGTTTTCCAAGGGCTCCGGTTGACCAACTTTTTCTCGCCTTCAGCGAGCGGTTTAATTGGAGTATCGGGGTTTCACAAACCGTTGTCGCTGTTATGGTCGCTGGTGCAGCCTTTTTAATTGGAGGACCTGTAGGCATTGGCACTGCTGTTGTGACTTTTTCATTAGGGACCGTCATTCAGTTTTGGCATAAGAGGCTTGCATTTTTAAATCGGCTTTGTTTTCCACAAGACATGTGGTATTCTGCCCATTAA